The following are encoded in a window of Candidatus Methylomirabilota bacterium genomic DNA:
- a CDS encoding iron-sulfur-binding reductase, translating to MTPMREVYWNIPGHLFLYLLFLPFLVVWLYGIYRHTRMILRGAPAQVLGSLWGRLTGVLQDALWQRRIAQDPLSGLLHRCISWGFLVLFIATCLVAVQDYLGIPTLSGSFYLYFMSLTVDLFGLAAIGGVLTALIRRYGLQPDRLVQPRIAKSYGILLVLLLIVMVTGFLIEGLRIAATADPWGRWAPGGWLASALFRGTDQAELVVLHRLLWWFHAAMAFSFIAILPFGMGMHFTSAAANVLLKNREGSGVMRPIVLESAEQFGAGTINQLTWKDLLDLEACTECGRCQAACPAWITGKPLTPKGVIIDLRDHMRLTYDGEESRQMVGEVITHDVLWSCTTCGACHQECPVYIEPIPKIVDMRRHLVMEEADFPETMQAALRSLEERGHPFRGASASRTDWARGLDVKTVAANGTPEILYWVGCAAAFDERNQQVAAAFAKLLQRAGVDFAILGEEERCTGDPARRIGNEYLFQMLAKDNIAVLNRYGIKKIVTACPHCFNTIKNEYPRLGGSYEVVHHTQLLADLVQEGRLRPEKRIDGVASFHDPCYLGRHNGVYDPPRQVLGAIPGVTVKEMDRCRERGFCCGAGGGLMWLEEKIGKRVSWERTEEALALEPQVLASACPFCLIMFEDALKVKDAIGRTRPLDVAELMAQSVE from the coding sequence ATGACCCCCATGCGTGAGGTCTACTGGAACATCCCGGGACACCTGTTCCTGTACCTGCTGTTCCTGCCCTTCCTGGTCGTCTGGCTCTACGGCATCTACCGGCATACCCGCATGATCCTCCGGGGCGCGCCGGCGCAAGTTCTGGGAAGCCTGTGGGGGCGGCTCACAGGCGTTCTCCAGGATGCGCTGTGGCAGCGGCGGATTGCTCAGGATCCTCTCTCGGGGTTACTGCACCGCTGCATCTCCTGGGGATTTCTCGTCCTCTTTATCGCGACCTGTCTCGTGGCCGTTCAAGACTATCTTGGCATCCCGACCCTGAGCGGATCGTTTTACCTCTACTTCATGTCGCTGACTGTCGATCTGTTCGGGCTGGCGGCCATCGGCGGCGTCCTGACGGCGCTCATTCGGCGTTACGGTCTGCAACCCGATCGGCTCGTGCAGCCGCGCATCGCTAAAAGTTACGGCATTCTGCTGGTGTTGCTCCTCATCGTCATGGTCACCGGGTTTCTGATTGAGGGATTGCGGATTGCGGCAACGGCCGATCCATGGGGCCGCTGGGCCCCCGGAGGCTGGCTGGCATCCGCTCTGTTTCGCGGGACCGACCAGGCCGAGTTGGTTGTGCTCCATCGACTTCTGTGGTGGTTCCATGCCGCCATGGCCTTCAGCTTCATTGCCATTCTCCCCTTTGGGATGGGGATGCACTTCACCTCGGCTGCCGCCAACGTCCTGCTGAAGAATCGAGAAGGCTCGGGGGTGATGCGCCCGATCGTTCTGGAGAGCGCGGAGCAATTCGGCGCCGGGACGATCAACCAGCTCACCTGGAAGGATCTGCTCGACCTCGAGGCGTGCACCGAGTGCGGCCGCTGCCAGGCTGCCTGTCCGGCCTGGATCACCGGCAAGCCGCTGACGCCAAAAGGGGTGATCATTGACCTGCGGGATCACATGCGTCTCACGTATGACGGCGAGGAGTCGCGACAGATGGTCGGCGAGGTGATCACCCACGATGTCCTCTGGTCATGTACCACCTGCGGCGCCTGTCATCAGGAGTGCCCGGTCTATATCGAGCCGATTCCGAAGATCGTCGACATGCGCCGTCACCTGGTGATGGAGGAGGCCGACTTCCCAGAGACGATGCAGGCGGCCTTGCGGAGCCTGGAGGAGCGGGGTCATCCGTTCCGCGGGGCGAGCGCCTCCAGGACCGACTGGGCGAGGGGGCTTGACGTGAAGACGGTGGCCGCCAACGGGACACCGGAGATCCTCTATTGGGTCGGCTGCGCCGCGGCCTTTGATGAACGAAACCAGCAGGTGGCGGCGGCCTTCGCCAAGCTCTTGCAGCGCGCCGGGGTTGATTTCGCGATCCTGGGGGAGGAGGAGCGGTGCACCGGCGATCCGGCCCGTCGGATCGGCAATGAGTATCTCTTTCAGATGCTGGCCAAGGATAACATCGCCGTCCTGAACCGCTACGGCATCAAGAAGATCGTCACCGCCTGCCCGCACTGCTTCAATACGATCAAGAACGAATATCCCAGACTGGGCGGTAGCTACGAGGTCGTCCATCACACGCAATTGCTGGCCGACCTGGTGCAGGAGGGGCGCCTGCGGCCGGAAAAGCGGATAGATGGCGTGGCATCGTTTCACGATCCCTGTTATCTCGGGCGGCACAACGGCGTCTATGACCCGCCCAGGCAGGTCCTCGGGGCGATTCCTGGTGTGACGGTCAAGGAGATGGACCGGTGCCGGGAGCGCGGCTTCTGCTGCGGCGCGGGTGGCGGGTTGATGTGGCTGGAGGAGAAGATCGGCAAGCGCGTAAGCTGGGAGCGGACCGAAGAGGCGCTGGCGCTTGAGCCGCAGGTCCTGGCCAGCGCCTGCCCCTTCTGCCTGATCATGTTCGAGGACGCGCTGAAGGTCAAGGACGCGATCGGGCGGACCAGACCGCTTGACGTGGCGGAGCTGATGGCGCAAAGTGTAGAATGA
- a CDS encoding methylmalonyl-CoA mutase — protein sequence MEEREELKRIEEEKARWEAQTLKPALAQTPERAERFTTASMTPIERLYTPVDLPEFDYLRDLGFPGDYPYTRGVQPTMYRGKLWTMRMFAGYGTAVETNRRFKYLLEQGQMGLSTAFDLPTLMGYDSDHPSSAGEVGKCGVAIDSLADMETLFEGIPLGEVTTSMTISSPAAVLWAMYLAVCEKQGVPYDRIGGTIQNDILKEYIAQKEYIYPITPSVRLVTDTILFGARHLQRWNTVSISGYHIREAGATALQELAFTLADGIVYVEEAIKAGLEVDAFAPRLSFFFDCHNDLFEEIAKFRAARRLWARIMRERFDAKDPRSWLLRTHAQTAGCTLTAQQPRNNVIRVAIQALAGVLGGTQSLHTNAMDEALALPTEEAATLALRTQQIIAYESGVTNTVDPVGGSYYVETLTNKLEEGAWAYFRRIDQLGGMIRAIERGFPQREIADAAYAYQQAVERGEKIIVGVNRFTVDEEASIPILTINHEAEMRQIESLNQLRRSRDKDAVARSLEALRRAAVGNDPWGKDLLMPKILDAVRAYATLGEIMDVFRDVWGEYTEPSII from the coding sequence ATGGAGGAGCGGGAAGAACTGAAGCGGATCGAGGAAGAGAAGGCGCGGTGGGAGGCTCAGACGCTGAAGCCTGCCCTCGCTCAGACCCCTGAGCGGGCCGAGCGCTTCACGACCGCGTCTATGACCCCGATCGAACGCCTCTACACGCCGGTCGACCTGCCTGAATTCGATTATCTGAGGGATCTGGGATTCCCCGGCGACTACCCCTACACCCGCGGGGTGCAGCCGACGATGTACCGCGGCAAGCTCTGGACGATGCGGATGTTCGCCGGGTACGGCACCGCCGTCGAAACCAACCGGCGGTTCAAGTATCTGCTCGAACAGGGCCAGATGGGGCTGTCCACCGCCTTCGATCTGCCGACCCTGATGGGCTACGATTCGGACCACCCCTCTTCGGCCGGCGAGGTGGGCAAGTGCGGCGTCGCCATCGATTCGCTCGCCGACATGGAGACGCTGTTCGAGGGGATTCCGCTCGGCGAGGTTACGACCTCGATGACCATCAGCTCTCCTGCCGCCGTCCTGTGGGCGATGTATCTCGCCGTCTGTGAGAAGCAGGGCGTCCCGTACGACCGGATCGGCGGCACGATCCAGAACGATATCCTGAAAGAGTATATCGCGCAGAAAGAGTACATCTATCCGATCACGCCGTCGGTCCGGCTGGTGACCGATACCATCCTGTTCGGCGCGCGCCATCTGCAGCGTTGGAACACCGTCAGCATCAGCGGCTACCATATCCGGGAAGCCGGTGCTACGGCGTTGCAGGAACTTGCCTTCACGCTGGCCGACGGCATAGTCTATGTGGAGGAGGCGATCAAGGCGGGGCTGGAGGTCGACGCGTTTGCACCACGCCTCTCCTTCTTCTTCGATTGCCACAACGACCTGTTCGAGGAGATCGCCAAGTTCCGGGCGGCGAGACGGCTGTGGGCGCGGATCATGCGGGAGCGTTTTGACGCGAAGGACCCCCGTTCCTGGCTGCTGCGGACGCATGCCCAGACGGCAGGGTGCACCCTGACCGCCCAGCAGCCGCGCAATAACGTCATCAGGGTGGCGATCCAGGCGCTGGCTGGCGTCCTGGGCGGCACACAATCGCTGCACACCAACGCCATGGACGAGGCGCTGGCGCTTCCGACGGAAGAAGCGGCTACCCTCGCGCTGAGGACGCAGCAGATCATCGCGTACGAGAGCGGCGTGACCAACACGGTCGATCCGGTGGGCGGCTCGTACTACGTCGAGACGCTGACGAATAAGCTGGAGGAGGGGGCTTGGGCCTACTTCCGGCGGATCGACCAGTTGGGCGGGATGATCCGGGCGATCGAGCGGGGCTTCCCCCAGCGCGAGATTGCCGATGCCGCCTACGCCTATCAGCAGGCGGTCGAACGGGGCGAAAAGATCATCGTCGGCGTGAATCGATTTACGGTCGACGAAGAGGCGTCGATCCCGATCCTCACCATCAATCACGAGGCCGAGATGCGGCAGATCGAAAGTCTGAACCAACTTCGTCGCTCGCGCGACAAGGACGCGGTCGCTCGGTCGCTTGAGGCGCTTCGCCGGGCGGCCGTTGGAAACGACCCGTGGGGCAAGGACCTGCTGATGCCAAAGATTCTCGACGCAGTTCGGGCCTACGCGACGTTGGGCGAGATTATGGACGTCTTTCGCGATGTCTGGGGCGAATACACGGAGCCCTCGATCATTTAG
- a CDS encoding methylmalonyl-CoA mutase, giving the protein MALKGEKKIRVLIAKPGLDGHDRGAKVIARAFRDAGMEVIYTGLRQTPEMIVNAAIQEDVDAIGMSCLSGAHMYLFPRVMELLQERGVDDILVFGGGTIPTDDIPKLKAAGLAAVFTPGTTTTEAIAFVKDHVRRKV; this is encoded by the coding sequence ATGGCATTGAAGGGCGAAAAGAAGATCCGCGTGTTGATCGCCAAGCCGGGCCTTGACGGGCACGACCGGGGCGCCAAGGTCATCGCCAGGGCCTTCCGCGACGCCGGAATGGAGGTGATCTACACCGGGCTCCGGCAGACGCCGGAGATGATCGTGAACGCGGCCATCCAGGAAGACGTCGACGCCATCGGCATGTCCTGCCTATCCGGCGCGCATATGTACCTGTTCCCACGGGTCATGGAGCTGCTGCAGGAGCGCGGGGTCGATGACATCCTCGTCTTCGGCGGCGGCACCATCCCCACCGACGACATCCCGAAGCTGAAAGCGGCCGGGCTCGCCGCCGTCTTCACCCCAGGCACCACCACGACCGAAGCGATCGCATTTGTGAAGGACCACGTGAGGCGAAAAGTCTGA
- a CDS encoding glycosyl hydrolase: MGITIQKVWNVQPGIEREPGVVFAGTQPTGLFRSDDWGDSWSPVDTVNRHPYRNYWCGTGGGDPCLHSIVIDPRNPQHMYISVSSGGTYETKDACATWTLCSRKWDILATPETRQFMAALEEKYSDAIAAFMAGQPKLPENVDPAAADELHKLRIDPKNPDRLWAQAHVGVFRTDDGCTSWECVTEGLPSFHGFPIAVTKRVPDAVYVVPIEFETDNFRVCRGQFAVYRTRDAGKSWVRLTRGLPGSHDYQSVYREGLDTDGLSPEGIYAGTSNGEVYGSTDGGDTWQRLPGTLPPILSVTCAVY; the protein is encoded by the coding sequence ATGGGCATCACGATCCAAAAAGTATGGAATGTCCAGCCCGGGATCGAGAGGGAGCCGGGTGTGGTCTTCGCAGGAACGCAGCCGACCGGACTGTTTCGAAGCGATGACTGGGGTGATTCATGGTCTCCGGTAGACACGGTGAACCGCCATCCCTACAGGAATTACTGGTGCGGCACCGGGGGAGGCGACCCATGCTTGCACTCGATCGTTATTGATCCTCGCAACCCGCAACACATGTACATCTCCGTTAGCTCGGGCGGGACATACGAAACCAAAGATGCGTGTGCGACCTGGACGCTGTGCTCGCGCAAGTGGGATATTCTGGCAACACCTGAGACACGACAATTCATGGCGGCACTGGAGGAAAAATACTCCGATGCCATCGCAGCGTTCATGGCCGGCCAACCAAAGCTGCCGGAGAATGTGGATCCGGCAGCAGCGGATGAGCTGCACAAACTCAGGATCGATCCGAAGAATCCGGATCGGCTGTGGGCACAGGCCCACGTTGGCGTATTCCGCACCGACGACGGCTGCACAAGCTGGGAATGCGTGACCGAGGGACTGCCGTCCTTCCACGGCTTCCCGATCGCCGTCACAAAGAGGGTGCCTGACGCGGTCTACGTTGTGCCGATCGAGTTCGAAACAGATAACTTCCGTGTGTGCCGGGGACAGTTCGCGGTGTACCGGACACGTGACGCAGGAAAAAGTTGGGTGCGCCTGACGAGAGGGTTGCCTGGGTCACATGACTATCAAAGCGTCTATCGCGAGGGGCTCGACACTGACGGTCTATCCCCGGAAGGCATTTATGCCGGAACGAGCAACGGAGAGGTGTATGGCAGCACAGATGGAGGAGATACCTGGCAGAGGCTTCCGGGAACGCTTCCGCCTATCCTCTCAGTGACCTGTGCGGTGTACTGA